In Streptomyces qaidamensis, one DNA window encodes the following:
- a CDS encoding ScbR family autoregulator-binding transcription factor, with translation MARQERAIRTRRTILEAAAAVFDERGYTSATIGEILDRAGVTKGALYFHFGSKEELAVGVFEEQLAIALPPQSSKLQELVDSGLVMARRLRSEPLVRASVGLALDQGAMDLDRTPAFRMWIDQNTQLLTEAKARGELLQHVDVAETAELLVGSFSGVQLLSQLRCQRQDLERRVVVLFEHFLPSITVPAVLARLDISVDRAERLLAQVRTPEEAAVTVEAPVPSVPSVPSAPSVPSGA, from the coding sequence ATGGCGCGACAGGAGCGCGCGATCCGCACCCGGCGGACCATCCTGGAGGCGGCCGCGGCCGTCTTCGACGAACGCGGCTACACCTCGGCGACCATCGGCGAGATCCTGGACCGGGCAGGCGTCACCAAGGGCGCGCTGTACTTCCACTTCGGCTCCAAGGAGGAGCTGGCGGTGGGGGTGTTCGAGGAGCAGCTCGCGATCGCGCTCCCGCCGCAGTCCAGCAAGCTCCAGGAACTCGTCGACTCCGGCCTGGTGATGGCCCGCCGGCTGCGGTCCGAACCGCTGGTGCGGGCCAGTGTGGGGCTCGCCCTCGACCAGGGGGCCATGGACCTCGACCGCACCCCGGCCTTCCGGATGTGGATCGACCAGAACACACAGTTGCTGACCGAGGCGAAGGCGCGCGGCGAGCTGCTGCAGCACGTCGACGTGGCGGAGACGGCGGAGCTGCTCGTCGGCAGCTTCTCCGGGGTGCAGCTGCTGTCCCAGCTGCGTTGCCAGCGGCAGGATCTGGAGCGCCGCGTCGTCGTGCTGTTCGAGCACTTCCTGCCCAGTATCACCGTGCCCGCGGTGCTGGCCAGGCTCGACATCTCGGTGGACCGGGCCGAGCGGTTGCTGGCGCAGGTGCGGACGCCGGAGGAAGCGGCCGTGACCGTGGAGGCTCCGGTGCCTTCAGTGCCTTCAGTGCCTTCAGCGCCTTCGGTGCCCTCGGGGGCCTAG
- a CDS encoding DUF2252 domain-containing protein has protein sequence MTRAGAQDEGGAKAREGAPRRLPEVRGFAEWPAAGSPKDEGKALRKRIPRSAHAMLDLDASRPDAVSAVEESGRGRLPELAPIRVGRMTATPFAFLRGAAGLMAYDLARTPMTGIRAQICGDAHAANFGLYGDARGGLVIDLNDFDETVSGPWEWDLKRLATSLVLAGRVAGADEDECRKAAYDAAGAYRRTMRLLARLPVLDAWNAIADEELVSHADAHDLLGTLERVSEKARHNTSGRFAAKSTETTEDGGRRFVDAPPVLRRVPDAEAAAVAASLEEYAGTLQEDRLPLLARYAVHDVAFRVVGTGSVGTRSYVVLLLDHRGEPLVLQVKEARASALVPHLVKAGFEAPEAGHEGRRVVMGQKRMQVVSDNLLGWTTVDGFPFQVRQFRNRKGSVDPAALAADQMDDYGRMTGALLARAHAHSADPRLIAGYCGKNEELDEAMADFAVAYADRTEADHAELVAGVRAGKVAAEVGV, from the coding sequence ATGACCAGGGCTGGAGCTCAGGACGAGGGCGGGGCCAAGGCGAGGGAAGGGGCGCCACGCCGGCTGCCCGAGGTGCGTGGCTTCGCCGAATGGCCGGCCGCGGGCTCGCCCAAGGACGAGGGCAAGGCCCTGCGCAAGCGGATCCCGCGCAGCGCGCACGCCATGCTCGACCTGGACGCGTCCCGGCCCGACGCGGTGAGCGCCGTCGAGGAGTCCGGCCGCGGGCGGCTGCCTGAGCTGGCCCCGATCCGGGTCGGCCGCATGACCGCCACCCCGTTCGCGTTCCTGCGCGGCGCGGCGGGCCTCATGGCGTACGACCTGGCGCGCACGCCCATGACCGGCATCCGGGCCCAGATCTGCGGCGACGCCCACGCGGCCAATTTCGGCCTGTACGGCGACGCGCGCGGCGGCCTGGTCATCGACCTGAACGACTTCGACGAAACGGTGTCCGGCCCCTGGGAGTGGGACCTCAAGCGTCTCGCGACCTCCCTGGTGCTCGCGGGCCGAGTGGCGGGCGCCGACGAGGACGAGTGCCGCAAGGCGGCGTACGACGCGGCGGGCGCCTACCGCAGGACCATGCGGCTCCTGGCCCGGCTCCCGGTGCTGGACGCGTGGAACGCCATCGCGGACGAGGAACTCGTCTCCCACGCGGACGCCCATGATCTGCTCGGCACGCTGGAGCGGGTCTCCGAGAAGGCCCGTCACAACACCAGCGGCCGCTTCGCGGCCAAGTCGACCGAGACCACCGAAGACGGCGGGCGCCGCTTCGTCGACGCCCCGCCGGTGCTGCGACGGGTCCCGGACGCCGAGGCCGCGGCGGTGGCGGCGTCCCTGGAGGAGTACGCCGGCACCCTGCAGGAGGACCGCCTGCCGCTCCTCGCCCGGTACGCGGTGCACGACGTGGCCTTCCGGGTCGTCGGCACGGGCAGTGTCGGCACCCGGTCCTACGTCGTGCTGCTCCTCGACCACCGGGGCGAGCCGCTGGTTCTCCAGGTGAAGGAGGCACGGGCGTCGGCGCTGGTGCCGCATCTGGTGAAGGCCGGTTTCGAGGCGCCGGAGGCCGGTCACGAAGGGCGGCGGGTCGTGATGGGCCAGAAGCGGATGCAGGTCGTGAGCGACAACCTGCTGGGCTGGACGACGGTCGACGGTTTCCCCTTCCAGGTCCGCCAGTTCCGCAACCGCAAGGGCAGCGTCGACCCGGCCGCGCTGGCCGCCGACCAGATGGACGACTACGGCCGCATGACCGGTGCGCTCCTGGCCCGCGCACACGCGCACAGCGCCGATCCGCGGCTCATCGCCGGGTACTGCGGGAAGAACGAGGAACTGGACGAGGCGATGGCGGACTTCGCCGTGGCCTACGCGGACCGGACGGAGGCGGATCACGCGGAGCTGGTGGCCGGGGTACGGGCGGGGAAGGTCGCGGCAGAGGTGGGGGTGTAG
- a CDS encoding rhodanese-like domain-containing protein gives MSFGAGVPTVAVADLKDGDFLLDVREDDEWKAGHAEGALHIPISEFVARYGELTEAAPQDGRVHVICRSGGRSAQVTMYLAQQGVDAVNVDGGMQVWEAAGRPVVTDDGQEGFVL, from the coding sequence ATGAGTTTTGGAGCTGGTGTACCCACGGTCGCGGTCGCGGACCTCAAGGACGGTGACTTCCTGCTGGACGTCCGGGAGGACGACGAGTGGAAGGCCGGTCACGCCGAAGGGGCGCTGCACATCCCCATCAGCGAGTTCGTCGCCCGCTACGGCGAGCTGACCGAGGCCGCCCCGCAGGACGGCCGGGTCCATGTGATCTGCCGCTCCGGAGGCCGGTCCGCCCAGGTCACGATGTATCTGGCCCAGCAGGGCGTCGACGCCGTGAACGTCGACGGCGGTATGCAGGTGTGGGAGGCGGCGGGCCGTCCCGTCGTGACGGACGACGGGCAGGAAGGGTTCGTCCTCTAG
- a CDS encoding acyl-CoA dehydrogenase family protein, giving the protein MDFTFTEEQQAAAEAARGVFAGVAPDAVPSPALTPGAVAETYDRALWATLADADLLSLLLDPRYGGAGLDAIALCLVLRESARVLARVPLLESSAAAAAVQAYGGEEAKRGLLARAGRGETVLTVAAHGRTGHDPAEQAVTARQDGGTWVLDGVQTAVPWAHDADVTLVPAHTGTGRTVLALVPRGHEGTALAEQFSTSGERLGELRLESARLAARDVIDTDGAWEWLRDLLATGTCALALGLGERVLRMTGDYTGKREQFGFPIATFQAVAVQAADRYIDLRAMEATLWQAAWRISSGAPGPLPAAGDVAVAKIWAAEGVRRVVQTAQHLHGGFGADVDYPLHRYHAWAKHLELSLGPASAHEEALGDLLATHLLA; this is encoded by the coding sequence GTGGACTTCACCTTCACCGAGGAGCAGCAGGCGGCGGCCGAGGCGGCGAGGGGCGTGTTCGCCGGGGTCGCGCCCGACGCCGTGCCCAGCCCGGCCCTCACCCCCGGCGCCGTCGCCGAGACGTACGACCGGGCCCTGTGGGCCACACTCGCCGACGCGGACCTGCTGAGCCTGCTGCTCGACCCCCGGTACGGCGGGGCCGGCCTGGACGCCATCGCGTTGTGCCTGGTGCTTCGGGAGTCAGCGCGGGTCCTGGCCAGGGTGCCCCTGCTGGAGAGCAGCGCGGCAGCGGCGGCCGTCCAGGCCTACGGCGGCGAAGAGGCGAAGAGGGGCCTGCTCGCCCGGGCCGGCAGGGGCGAGACCGTGCTGACCGTCGCCGCGCACGGCCGCACCGGCCACGACCCGGCCGAGCAGGCCGTGACCGCCCGGCAGGACGGCGGCACCTGGGTGCTCGACGGGGTCCAGACCGCGGTGCCGTGGGCCCACGACGCGGACGTCACGCTCGTCCCCGCGCACACCGGGACCGGACGGACCGTGCTGGCCCTGGTGCCGCGCGGCCACGAGGGAACCGCCCTCGCCGAGCAGTTCTCCACCAGCGGCGAGCGGCTCGGCGAACTGCGGCTGGAGTCGGCACGGCTCGCCGCCCGGGACGTCATCGACACCGACGGGGCGTGGGAGTGGCTGCGGGACCTGCTGGCCACCGGGACGTGTGCGCTGGCGCTCGGCCTCGGGGAGCGTGTGCTGCGGATGACCGGGGACTACACAGGCAAGCGTGAGCAGTTCGGTTTCCCCATCGCGACCTTCCAGGCCGTCGCCGTGCAGGCCGCCGACCGCTATATCGACCTGCGCGCCATGGAGGCCACGCTGTGGCAGGCCGCGTGGCGGATCTCCTCCGGGGCCCCGGGCCCGCTGCCCGCCGCCGGAGACGTGGCCGTCGCCAAGATCTGGGCGGCGGAGGGCGTACGCCGGGTCGTGCAGACCGCGCAGCACCTGCACGGCGGCTTTGGCGCCGACGTCGACTACCCCCTGCACCGCTACCACGCCTGGGCCAAGCACCTGGAACTGTCACTCGGCCCGGCCTCGGCCCACGAAGAGGCCCTGGGCGACCTCCTGGCGACCCACCTACTGGCCTGA
- a CDS encoding DUF5819 family protein, whose product MDAYDEGPDARHGPDAPSRPVPPEERGAPAESAEPIEPSGSYPLGEPRTEVAALSLRYRIAVALALAVVAVGVCVHLGMTFLHVAPANTVTKAHGKAVDDWIYPEFEQNWKLFAPNPLQQNISIQVRAGIRGPDGVTSTTGWYDLSAEDGLAIDGNLLPSHTQQNELRRAWDFYVATHDGENRPVGLRGSLSESYLRRIMVLRLGRDDAVRAATGGSGVIERVQVRSRTSNVPPPEWSREKVSTTPSYRELPWWELPHDEAAGGVR is encoded by the coding sequence ATGGACGCGTACGACGAGGGCCCGGACGCCCGGCATGGCCCGGACGCGCCGAGCCGGCCGGTCCCGCCCGAGGAGCGGGGCGCGCCGGCGGAGTCCGCCGAGCCGATCGAGCCCTCCGGGTCTTACCCGCTCGGCGAGCCCCGTACCGAGGTCGCCGCGCTCTCCCTCCGCTACCGGATCGCGGTCGCCCTGGCGCTCGCGGTCGTCGCCGTCGGGGTGTGTGTGCATCTGGGGATGACGTTCCTGCACGTCGCGCCGGCGAACACGGTCACCAAGGCGCACGGCAAGGCCGTGGACGACTGGATCTACCCGGAGTTCGAGCAGAACTGGAAGCTCTTCGCGCCGAACCCGCTCCAGCAGAACATCTCGATCCAGGTCCGCGCCGGGATCCGGGGGCCGGACGGCGTGACGTCGACCACCGGCTGGTACGACCTGTCCGCCGAGGACGGCCTCGCCATCGACGGCAACCTGCTGCCCAGCCACACCCAGCAGAACGAACTGCGCCGCGCCTGGGACTTCTACGTCGCGACCCACGACGGCGAGAACCGCCCGGTGGGCCTGCGCGGATCGCTCTCGGAGTCGTATCTGCGCCGGATCATGGTGCTGCGCCTCGGCCGTGACGATGCCGTTCGGGCCGCGACCGGGGGCTCCGGTGTCATCGAGCGGGTGCAGGTCCGCTCCCGCACCAGCAACGTGCCGCCGCCCGAGTGGAGCCGGGAGAAGGTCTCCACGACACCGTCCTACCGGGAGCTGCCATGGTGGGAGCTCCCGCATGACGAGGCCGCGGGAGGGGTGCGGTGA
- a CDS encoding HTTM domain-containing protein produces MNRFSLAVSGGIARVTEAALGPYQTAVIRIGFSATWLLFLLRELPHRHELYGPDGPWSWDLAQQLIASNGSFTALMWSDGRVWFEIVYALAVLSSALLMLGWRTRTMSVLFMAGVLSLQNRSVFMGDGGDNVLHLMSIYLVFTRCAQVWSLDARRAVRERAARARGERVTDRTGPALWGVLGAVLIAVTLVGRIQGDWLIPALLWTVWVGQALWWLVGRRAGTGEPRILLDVIGNVVHNGALLVIMAEACLIYATAGWYKVQGSRWQDGTAVYYPLHLEYFSPWPALADLLSASGTMVMLVTYGTVLVQVAFPFTLFNRRVKNVLLAVMMTEHAVIAVVLGLPFFSLAMIAADAVFLPTGFLRRLGGRAARGRDRLACRGGRVSLPGQRARENPEAEHVGSGT; encoded by the coding sequence GTGAACCGCTTCTCGCTGGCGGTCTCGGGCGGTATCGCGCGTGTCACCGAGGCCGCCCTGGGCCCTTACCAGACGGCCGTCATCCGCATCGGCTTCAGCGCCACCTGGCTGCTGTTCCTGCTCCGCGAGCTCCCCCACCGCCACGAGCTGTACGGTCCCGACGGCCCCTGGAGCTGGGATCTGGCCCAGCAGCTGATCGCGTCCAACGGCTCGTTCACCGCGCTGATGTGGTCGGACGGCCGGGTCTGGTTCGAGATCGTCTACGCGCTCGCGGTCCTCTCCAGCGCCCTGCTGATGCTGGGCTGGCGCACCCGCACCATGTCGGTGCTGTTCATGGCCGGGGTGCTGTCGCTGCAGAACCGCAGCGTCTTCATGGGTGACGGCGGCGACAACGTGCTGCACCTGATGTCGATCTACCTGGTCTTCACGCGGTGCGCCCAGGTGTGGTCGCTGGACGCCCGGCGGGCCGTGCGGGAGAGGGCGGCCCGGGCGCGGGGCGAGCGGGTCACGGACCGGACCGGCCCGGCCCTGTGGGGCGTGCTCGGGGCCGTGCTGATCGCGGTCACCCTGGTCGGCCGGATACAGGGCGACTGGCTGATACCGGCGCTGCTGTGGACGGTGTGGGTGGGGCAGGCCCTGTGGTGGCTGGTCGGGCGGCGGGCCGGGACCGGGGAGCCGCGGATCCTGCTGGACGTGATCGGCAACGTCGTGCACAACGGCGCCCTGCTCGTGATCATGGCCGAGGCGTGCCTGATCTACGCGACGGCCGGCTGGTACAAGGTCCAGGGCTCCCGCTGGCAGGACGGCACCGCTGTCTACTACCCGCTCCACCTGGAGTACTTCTCGCCCTGGCCGGCGCTCGCCGATCTGCTGTCCGCCAGCGGCACGATGGTGATGCTGGTGACCTACGGGACGGTCCTCGTGCAGGTCGCCTTCCCGTTCACCCTGTTCAACCGGCGGGTGAAGAACGTCCTGCTGGCGGTGATGATGACCGAGCACGCCGTGATCGCCGTGGTCCTCGGTCTGCCGTTCTTCTCGCTGGCGATGATCGCGGCGGACGCGGTGTTCCTGCCGACGGGCTTCCTGCGCCGCCTGGGCGGCCGGGCGGCACGCGGGCGTGACCGGCTCGCGTGCCGGGGCGGGCGGGTGTCCCTGCCCGGGCAGCGTGCCCGGGAGAACCCCGAGGCCGAGCACGTAGGCTCCGGGACATGA
- a CDS encoding TrmH family RNA methyltransferase, giving the protein MTDPVTRWHRLAGDTVLLDGFHALKHALRFGAEVPVAVTADRAAALALAEELAPDVGDALAGLLTEVPYGTYTSLVPRPHPTAVAALAVRPSRETSLAKLSHTPRTAPVVVLDNPRNLGNAGAVIRLAAGFGATGVVTTGTVDPWHPTVVRGGAGLHFATTVERLTADELPPGPLFALDPEGDDIRGVKLPDDAVLAFGSERTGLSAELRARADHLLSLPMRPQVSSYNLATSVAMTLYHWSCGAPLQGRGALRE; this is encoded by the coding sequence ATGACCGACCCCGTGACCCGCTGGCACCGGCTCGCCGGCGACACCGTCCTGCTCGACGGGTTCCACGCCCTCAAGCACGCGCTGCGCTTCGGTGCCGAGGTGCCGGTGGCGGTCACCGCGGACCGGGCCGCCGCACTCGCCCTCGCCGAGGAGCTGGCCCCGGACGTAGGGGACGCGCTGGCCGGGCTGCTGACGGAGGTGCCGTACGGGACGTACACGTCGCTCGTGCCGCGCCCGCACCCGACGGCGGTGGCCGCGCTGGCGGTACGGCCCTCGCGCGAGACCAGCCTCGCCAAGCTGTCCCACACGCCCCGCACGGCCCCGGTCGTGGTCCTCGACAACCCGCGCAACCTGGGCAACGCGGGGGCGGTGATCCGCCTGGCCGCCGGATTCGGGGCGACCGGTGTGGTGACCACCGGGACGGTCGACCCCTGGCACCCGACGGTCGTGCGAGGCGGGGCGGGTCTGCACTTCGCGACGACGGTGGAGCGGCTGACAGCCGACGAGCTGCCGCCCGGCCCGCTGTTCGCCCTGGACCCGGAGGGCGACGACATCCGGGGCGTCAAACTCCCGGACGACGCCGTCCTCGCGTTCGGCTCCGAGCGCACGGGTCTGTCGGCCGAGCTGCGTGCCCGGGCCGACCATCTTCTGTCCCTCCCGATGCGCCCCCAGGTCAGCAGCTACAACCTGGCGACGAGCGTGGCGATGACGCTGTACCACTGGAGCTGCGGCGCGCCCCTCCAGGGGCGCGGGGCACTGCGCGAGTAA
- the paaN gene encoding phenylacetic acid degradation protein PaaN, giving the protein MTAALSAHELIARHRSTLDQALEAIRTRAYWSPHPEHPKAYGENGSLDAAAGKAAFDALLGSRLDLGQPGTDDWVGGETSPYGVDLGVTYPHADLDVLLPAMKAGQRAWRDAGAEQRAVVCLEILKRISNRTHEFAHAVMHTSGQAFMMAFQAGGPHAQDRGLEAVAYAYVEQVRTPDNAEWSKPQGKRDPLAMNKQFTPVPRGIALMIGCNTFPTWNGYPGLFASLATGNAVLVKPHPRAVLPLALTVQVAREVLTEAGFDPNLVALAAERPGEGIAKTLALRPEIRIIDYTGSTDFGDWLEANARQAQVYTEKAGVNTVVVHSTSDYKGMLSNLAFSLSLYSGQMCTTPQNLLVPREGISTDQGPKSYDEVVADLAKSVDGLLGDDARANALLGAIVNPDVKARLEAAAGLGEVALASREITNPDFPGAVVRTPVIVKLDGAKPDDEAAYMSECFGPVSFAVAVDSAADAVELLRRTVREKGAMTVGAYTTDAEVERDVQEACLEEAAQLSLNLTGGVYVNQTAAFSDFHGSGGNPAASAALCDGAFVANRFRVVEVRRDA; this is encoded by the coding sequence ATGACCGCCGCACTCTCGGCGCACGAGCTGATCGCCCGGCACCGGTCCACCCTCGACCAGGCGCTGGAAGCGATCCGCACGCGCGCGTACTGGTCCCCGCACCCCGAGCACCCGAAGGCCTACGGGGAGAACGGCAGCCTGGACGCGGCGGCGGGCAAGGCCGCCTTCGACGCCCTGCTCGGCTCCCGCCTCGACCTCGGCCAGCCGGGCACGGACGACTGGGTGGGCGGCGAGACGTCCCCCTACGGCGTCGACCTCGGCGTGACGTACCCGCACGCGGACCTCGACGTGCTGCTGCCCGCCATGAAGGCCGGACAGCGGGCCTGGCGGGACGCGGGAGCGGAGCAGCGCGCGGTGGTCTGCCTGGAGATCCTCAAGCGCATCAGCAACCGGACGCACGAGTTCGCACACGCGGTCATGCACACCTCCGGCCAGGCGTTCATGATGGCGTTCCAGGCGGGCGGGCCGCACGCTCAGGACCGCGGCCTGGAAGCCGTGGCCTACGCGTACGTGGAGCAGGTACGCACGCCCGACAACGCCGAGTGGTCCAAGCCCCAGGGCAAGCGCGACCCGCTGGCCATGAACAAGCAGTTCACGCCGGTCCCGCGCGGCATCGCCCTGATGATCGGCTGCAACACCTTCCCCACGTGGAACGGCTACCCCGGCCTGTTCGCCTCCCTCGCCACCGGCAACGCCGTCCTGGTCAAGCCCCACCCGCGCGCGGTGCTGCCGCTCGCGCTCACCGTGCAGGTCGCGCGCGAGGTGCTCACCGAGGCCGGCTTCGACCCGAACCTCGTCGCCCTGGCCGCCGAACGCCCCGGCGAGGGCATCGCCAAGACGCTCGCGCTGCGCCCCGAGATCCGCATCATCGACTACACGGGCTCGACCGACTTCGGCGACTGGCTGGAGGCCAACGCCCGCCAGGCGCAGGTCTACACGGAGAAGGCCGGCGTCAACACGGTCGTCGTCCACTCCACGTCCGACTACAAGGGCATGCTCTCCAACCTGGCGTTCTCGCTGTCCCTGTACAGCGGCCAGATGTGCACCACCCCGCAGAACCTGCTGGTCCCCCGCGAGGGCATCTCCACGGACCAGGGTCCCAAGTCCTACGACGAGGTCGTCGCGGATCTCGCCAAGTCCGTGGACGGCCTGCTGGGCGACGACGCCCGGGCGAACGCGCTGCTCGGCGCGATCGTCAACCCGGACGTGAAGGCCCGCCTGGAGGCCGCCGCTGGGCTGGGCGAAGTCGCCCTGGCCTCACGTGAGATCACCAACCCGGACTTCCCGGGGGCCGTCGTCCGCACGCCGGTGATCGTCAAGCTGGACGGCGCCAAGCCGGACGACGAGGCCGCTTACATGAGCGAGTGCTTCGGGCCGGTGTCCTTCGCCGTGGCGGTCGACTCGGCCGCCGACGCGGTGGAGCTGCTGCGGCGGACCGTCCGGGAGAAGGGCGCGATGACCGTCGGGGCGTACACGACCGACGCGGAGGTCGAGCGGGACGTGCAGGAAGCCTGCCTGGAGGAGGCGGCGCAGCTGTCGCTGAACCTCACGGGCGGGGTGTACGTCAACCAGACGGCCGCGTTCTCCGACTTCCACGGGTCGGGTGGCAACCCGGCGGCGAGTGCGGCGCTGTGTGACGGGGCGTTCGTCGCCAACCGGTTCCGGGTGGTCGAGGTGCGCAGGGACGCCTAG
- a CDS encoding 3-hydroxyacyl-CoA dehydrogenase: protein MTALDLSSPVAVVGTGTMGQGIAQVALVAGHPVRLYDTVPGRARTAAQAIGARLDRLVEKDRLTGPDRDAARARLLPAESLAELADCALVVEAVLERLDVKQELFRDLEGIVSDDCLLATNTSSLSVTAIGGALRAPGRFVGLHFFNPAPLLPLVEVVSGFATDVTHATRAYETARAWGKTPVACADTPGFIVNRIARPFYAEAFAVYEAQGADPATIDAVLRESGGFRMGAFELTDLIGQDVNESVTQSVWQSFFHDVRFTPSLAQRRLVESGRLGRKTGHGWYDHRDGAERPEPDTAERRQPPAYVVAEGGLGPAAELLPLIREAGIPVRDESDDEDQGACLLLPSGGRLVLADGQTAVEFRDLVYFDLALDYRKATRIALSASQDTSAQTLAEATGLFQALGKRVSLIGDMPGMIVARTVARIIDLAYDAVAKGVATEEDIDTAMRLGVNYPLGPFEWNRRLGRTWAYVLLDDLHRRDPSGRYAPSLALYRHAHAPDPREGTAS from the coding sequence ATGACAGCACTCGACCTCAGCAGCCCCGTGGCCGTCGTCGGCACCGGCACCATGGGCCAGGGAATCGCCCAGGTCGCGCTGGTCGCGGGCCATCCCGTACGGCTGTACGACACCGTCCCAGGGCGGGCCCGGACGGCGGCCCAGGCGATCGGTGCCCGGCTGGACCGGCTCGTCGAGAAGGACCGGCTCACCGGCCCCGACCGGGACGCCGCCCGCGCCCGGCTGCTGCCCGCCGAGAGCCTCGCCGAGCTCGCCGACTGCGCCCTGGTCGTCGAGGCGGTCCTGGAGCGGCTGGACGTCAAACAGGAGCTGTTCCGCGACCTGGAGGGCATCGTCTCCGACGACTGTCTGCTCGCCACCAACACCTCGTCGCTGTCCGTCACCGCCATCGGCGGCGCCCTGCGCGCCCCCGGCCGCTTCGTCGGCCTGCACTTCTTCAACCCCGCTCCGCTGCTGCCGCTGGTCGAGGTCGTCTCCGGGTTCGCCACCGACGTCACCCACGCCACGCGCGCGTACGAGACCGCCCGGGCCTGGGGCAAGACGCCGGTGGCCTGCGCGGACACCCCCGGCTTCATCGTCAACCGCATCGCCCGGCCCTTCTACGCCGAGGCCTTCGCGGTCTACGAGGCGCAGGGCGCCGACCCGGCCACCATCGACGCCGTGCTGCGCGAGTCGGGCGGCTTCCGGATGGGCGCGTTCGAGCTGACCGACCTGATCGGCCAGGACGTCAACGAGTCCGTCACGCAGTCCGTCTGGCAGTCCTTCTTCCACGACGTTCGCTTCACGCCGTCCCTCGCTCAGCGCCGCCTGGTCGAGTCCGGCCGGCTGGGCCGCAAGACCGGCCACGGCTGGTACGACCACCGCGACGGCGCCGAGCGCCCCGAGCCGGACACCGCCGAGCGGCGGCAGCCGCCCGCGTACGTCGTCGCCGAGGGCGGCCTGGGGCCGGCCGCCGAGCTGCTCCCGCTGATCCGCGAGGCGGGCATCCCGGTCCGTGACGAGAGCGACGACGAGGACCAGGGGGCGTGTCTGCTGCTGCCGAGCGGCGGCCGGCTCGTCCTCGCCGACGGGCAGACCGCCGTGGAGTTCCGGGACCTCGTCTACTTCGACCTCGCCCTGGACTACCGCAAGGCGACCCGGATCGCCCTGTCCGCCTCCCAGGACACCTCCGCGCAGACCCTCGCCGAGGCCACCGGCCTCTTCCAGGCGCTCGGCAAGCGGGTCAGCCTCATCGGCGACATGCCCGGCATGATCGTCGCCCGCACGGTCGCGCGGATCATCGACCTGGCGTACGACGCCGTCGCCAAGGGCGTGGCCACCGAGGAGGACATCGACACCGCGATGCGCCTCGGCGTCAACTACCCCCTGGGCCCCTTCGAGTGGAACCGCCGCCTCGGCCGCACCTGGGCCTACGTGCTCCTGGACGACCTGCACCGGCGCGACCCCTCGGGCCGCTACGCGCCGTCCCTGGCGCTGTACCGCCACGCCCACGCCCCCGACCCGCGGGAAGGCACTGCCTCATGA
- a CDS encoding TetR/AcrR family transcriptional regulator: protein MTTAKRDTYTPDTLLSVAVQVFNERGYDGTSMEHLSKAAGISKSSIYHHVAGKEELLRRAVSRALDGLFGILDEEHARVGRAADRLEYVVRRMVEVLIAELPYVTLLLRVRGNTDAERWALERRRDFDHRVADLLKAAAADGDVRADIEVRLVTRLVFGMINSIVEWYRPDGRGMNEREVADAVVQVAFSGLRQAV from the coding sequence ATGACCACCGCCAAACGCGACACCTACACCCCGGACACGCTGCTGTCCGTCGCCGTCCAGGTGTTCAACGAGCGTGGCTACGACGGCACCTCCATGGAGCACCTCTCCAAGGCGGCCGGCATCTCCAAGTCGTCGATCTACCACCACGTGGCCGGCAAGGAGGAGCTGCTGCGCCGGGCCGTGAGCCGGGCCCTGGACGGGCTCTTCGGGATCCTCGACGAGGAGCACGCGCGCGTGGGGCGTGCCGCCGACCGCCTGGAGTACGTCGTGCGGCGCATGGTCGAGGTGCTCATCGCCGAACTGCCCTACGTGACCCTGCTGCTGCGCGTGCGGGGCAACACCGACGCCGAGCGGTGGGCCCTGGAGCGGCGCCGCGACTTCGACCACCGCGTCGCCGACCTGCTCAAGGCCGCCGCCGCGGACGGGGACGTGCGGGCCGACATAGAGGTCCGGCTGGTGACCCGGCTGGTCTTCGGCATGATCAACTCGATCGTCGAGTGGTACCGGCCGGACGGCCGCGGCATGAACGAGCGCGAGGTGGCCGACGCGGTGGTGCAGGTGGCCTTCTCGGGCCTGCGCCAGGCCGTCTGA